From the genome of Danio aesculapii chromosome 16, fDanAes4.1, whole genome shotgun sequence, one region includes:
- the snrnp48 gene encoding U11/U12 small nuclear ribonucleoprotein 48 kDa protein: MCLFECFLFIYSTEVDQSGPKSHLEVMAEMRDYRRRRQSYRAKNVHITKKTYTEVIREVIDVHSGELGRIWQEAKDDESQASQQSSHRGEFEKGRSASVESRVSRISSRDEHEHKRHRKRSRSRSRKHSRERKKRSRRDSRSPDVERRHKKKKKNKS, encoded by the exons ATGTGTTTATTTGAATGCTTTTTATTTATCTACTCTACAGAAGTGGATCAGAGTGGGCCAAAGTCTCATCTAGAGGTTATGGCTGAGATGAGGGACTACAGGAGGCGCAGACAGTCTTACAGAGCGAAAAACGTTCACATCACCAAGAAGACTTACACCGAG GTAATTCGGGAGGTCATTGATGTCCACTCTGGAGAACTAGGCAGGATTTGGCAGGAAGCAAAGGACGATGAGTCCCAAGCCTCACAGCAGTCGTCTCACAG AGGGGAATTTGAGAAAGGTCGTTCTGCATCCGTTGAGTCACGTGTGTCTCGTATCAGCTCCCGAGATGAGCATGAGCACAAACGACATCGCAAGCGCAGCCGAAGTCGTAGTCGCAAGCACAGTCGAGAGAGGAAAAAAAGGAGCAGGAG GGATTCACGCTCTCCAGATGTGGAGAGACGtcacaagaaaaagaaaaaaaataagtctTGA